A DNA window from Undibacterium sp. YM2 contains the following coding sequences:
- a CDS encoding NAD(P)-dependent oxidoreductase, with protein sequence MNTNITEKPFNRILLTGAAGGLGKVLRERIKAWANIVRLSDIADLGPAGEGEEVVQCDLADKAAVLALMEGVDVVLHFGGISTEANFEAIMHANIQGTYNIYEAVHKHNVKRVVFASSNHAVGFYRTTDYIDADMPTRPDGMYGISKCFGESLSRFYYDRFGIETVCIRIGSSFPVPTTRRMLVTYFSYDDLVEMLRCSIFAQRVGHTIAFGVSENPGKWWDNKKAAHLGYKAKDSSTVFSHLYPDSSEYPAKDDITTIYQGGGFLLTTPQYKD encoded by the coding sequence ATGAACACTAATATTACTGAAAAACCATTCAACCGCATTTTGCTGACCGGTGCAGCAGGTGGCCTGGGCAAAGTTCTGCGTGAACGCATCAAGGCATGGGCCAATATCGTCCGCCTCAGCGATATCGCCGATCTTGGTCCAGCGGGTGAAGGTGAAGAAGTCGTCCAATGTGACCTGGCCGACAAAGCTGCTGTGCTGGCATTGATGGAGGGCGTGGATGTGGTACTGCATTTTGGCGGTATTTCTACTGAAGCCAATTTTGAAGCCATCATGCATGCAAACATACAGGGTACCTACAATATCTATGAGGCGGTACACAAGCACAATGTCAAACGTGTGGTATTTGCCAGTTCTAACCATGCAGTCGGTTTTTACCGTACTACGGATTATATCGATGCTGACATGCCTACCCGTCCTGACGGCATGTATGGCATCAGCAAATGCTTTGGTGAATCTCTGTCCCGTTTTTACTATGACAGATTTGGTATAGAAACCGTCTGCATACGCATAGGTTCATCCTTCCCTGTGCCAACGACACGCCGTATGCTGGTGACTTATTTCAGTTACGATGATCTGGTTGAAATGCTGCGCTGCTCTATCTTTGCACAGCGCGTGGGCCATACTATTGCCTTTGGTGTTTCTGAAAACCCGGGCAAATGGTGGGACAATAAAAAAGCCGCGCACCTGGGTTACAAAGCCAAAGACAGTTCTACGGTTTTTTCTCATCTGTATCCAGACAGCAGCGAGTATCCGGCCAAAGACGATATCACTACTATTTATCAGGGCGGCGGCTTTTTGTTGACGACGCCGCAATACAAAGATTAG
- a CDS encoding cytochrome b/b6 domain-containing protein, giving the protein MSDISNSQSDTSCAESSTKKIQVWDAPVRLTHWLIALCFTGAYLTAEVDSLRLLHISMGYTMLFLICFRLLWGFIGSKYARFSEFVRSPTTVIRYLRGMLSGHPAHFTGHNPAGAMAIIAMLGLGLIVTISGYANYNELGGEWLEEVHEIAANIMLTVVGVHIAGVLLTSYLYRQNLVRSMISGRKLGQQQQAIHTTWRSVAILLMLVVLGIWTYQASTATSATSTEKTQSGKERSDKDRDRD; this is encoded by the coding sequence ATGAGCGATATATCAAATTCACAAAGTGACACTAGTTGCGCCGAAAGTTCCACCAAGAAAATCCAGGTATGGGATGCGCCTGTGCGACTGACCCACTGGTTGATCGCCTTATGTTTTACAGGTGCCTATCTGACAGCAGAAGTGGATTCCTTGCGTTTGCTCCATATAAGCATGGGATACACCATGTTATTCTTGATCTGTTTTCGTCTGCTCTGGGGATTTATCGGCAGCAAATATGCACGCTTCTCTGAATTTGTGCGTTCACCCACAACTGTCATTCGTTATTTGCGTGGCATGCTATCCGGGCATCCAGCTCATTTCACCGGGCACAATCCGGCAGGCGCCATGGCGATTATTGCAATGTTAGGTCTGGGCTTAATCGTCACAATATCTGGCTATGCCAACTATAATGAATTGGGCGGCGAATGGCTGGAAGAAGTGCATGAAATAGCGGCCAATATTATGCTGACAGTAGTTGGCGTACACATTGCGGGGGTTTTACTTACGAGCTATTTATATCGTCAAAATCTGGTACGCAGCATGATAAGCGGCCGTAAACTGGGTCAGCAACAGCAAGCGATACACACTACCTGGCGTTCGGTCGCCATCTTACTGATGTTAGTGGTACTAGGAATCTGGACTTATCAGGCGAGTACAGCAACGTCTGCAACAAGCACAGAAAAGACACAGTCGGGCAAAGAACGTTCAGATAAAGACCGTGACAGAGATTGA
- the garD gene encoding galactarate dehydratase has translation MTIASTSLPLSSPLYIRMHDKDNVAIVANDGGLPAATVFPCGLSLLEHVPQGHKLALQDIPEGAAITRYNVTIGYAVRAIPQGSWVEESLIHMPPARELVDLPIATVHAPNTEPLEGYTFMGYRNADGSVGTRNILAITTTVQCVSGVVEHAVKRIKEELLPKYPNVDDVVGLEHTYGCGVAIDAPNANIPIRTVRNISLNPNFGGQAMVVSLGCEKLQPTRLFPKGSIPIKKGDEGSGEPALVCLQDQVHVGFNSMIASIMNTAEKQLAELDKRRREPCPASELVVGVQCGGSDAFSGVTANPAVGFATDLLVRAGATVMFSEVTEVRDGIDQLTSRAANPEVAAAMIREMAWYDDYLKRGGVDRSANTTPGNKKGGLSNIVEKAMGSIVKSGSSTISGVLSPGDKLTQKGLIYAATPASDFVCGTLQLAAGMNLHVFTTGRGTPYGLAAVPVIKVATRNDLARRWNDLMDINAGKIASGEATIADVGWELFQMLLDVASGKETWAEHWKLHNALVLFNPAPIT, from the coding sequence ATGACGATAGCCAGCACCAGCCTGCCGCTCAGCTCGCCGTTATACATACGCATGCATGACAAGGACAATGTGGCGATTGTTGCCAATGATGGTGGTTTGCCGGCGGCGACGGTCTTTCCCTGTGGCCTGAGCTTGCTGGAGCATGTTCCACAGGGGCATAAGCTGGCCTTGCAGGATATTCCCGAGGGTGCTGCCATCACCCGTTATAACGTCACCATAGGTTATGCGGTACGCGCCATCCCCCAGGGTAGCTGGGTAGAAGAGTCATTGATACACATGCCCCCCGCCAGGGAACTGGTGGATTTGCCCATCGCTACCGTGCACGCACCGAATACTGAACCACTGGAAGGCTATACTTTCATGGGTTACAGGAATGCGGATGGCAGCGTGGGTACGCGCAATATACTGGCGATCACGACAACAGTGCAATGTGTATCCGGTGTGGTTGAGCATGCTGTGAAACGCATCAAGGAAGAACTCTTGCCGAAGTATCCCAACGTCGATGATGTCGTCGGCCTGGAACATACTTATGGCTGCGGCGTCGCGATTGACGCACCAAATGCCAACATCCCCATACGCACGGTGCGCAATATCAGCCTGAACCCTAACTTTGGCGGGCAAGCCATGGTGGTCAGCCTGGGTTGTGAAAAACTGCAACCAACACGTTTATTCCCCAAGGGTAGTATCCCCATCAAGAAGGGTGATGAAGGCAGTGGAGAACCGGCGCTGGTGTGTCTGCAGGATCAGGTGCACGTAGGCTTCAACTCCATGATCGCCTCGATCATGAACACCGCAGAAAAACAATTGGCCGAGCTGGACAAGCGCCGCCGTGAACCTTGCCCTGCATCCGAGCTGGTAGTCGGGGTGCAATGTGGCGGCAGCGATGCCTTCTCAGGCGTCACAGCCAACCCGGCGGTCGGCTTTGCGACAGATTTGCTGGTGCGTGCCGGTGCGACGGTCATGTTTTCTGAAGTGACGGAAGTACGCGATGGCATAGACCAGTTAACCTCACGCGCAGCCAACCCGGAAGTGGCAGCCGCCATGATCAGGGAAATGGCCTGGTATGACGACTACCTGAAACGCGGCGGTGTCGATCGCAGCGCGAATACCACACCGGGTAATAAAAAAGGCGGGCTGTCAAATATCGTTGAAAAGGCGATGGGTTCCATCGTCAAATCTGGCAGCTCCACCATTTCTGGTGTTTTGTCACCCGGCGACAAGCTCACACAAAAAGGCTTGATCTATGCTGCTACGCCCGCCAGCGATTTTGTCTGCGGTACCTTGCAACTGGCGGCAGGCATGAATTTGCATGTATTCACCACCGGGCGCGGCACGCCTTATGGCCTTGCCGCAGTCCCCGTCATCAAGGTCGCCACCAGGAACGATCTGGCCAGGCGCTGGAATGACCTTATGGATATCAATGCCGGCAAAATCGCCAGCGGCGAAGCCACAATTGCTGACGTGGGTTGGGAGCTGTTCCAGATGTTGCTGGATGTTGCCAGCGGCAAGGAAACCTGGGCCGAACACTGGAAATTGCATAATGCACTTGTCCTGTTCAACCCGGCGCCGATTACCTGA
- a CDS encoding response regulator transcription factor — MRILLAEDDPLLGDGLQAGLRQFGFQVDWVRDGDAAEYELRSQVYTAAVLDLGLPRKDGLDVLASIRRAEVSCPVLILTARDAIPDKIRGLDQGADDYVIKPVDLNELAARLRALIRRAHGQTTENLEAQDILLDPGARTVKQAGSAVEVSTREFDLLQTLMLNADRVLSREQIEHHLYSWGQEVDSNAIEVHIHNLRKKLGAASILTVRGVGYMLPKSSRSS; from the coding sequence ATGCGCATATTACTGGCAGAAGACGACCCATTACTTGGCGATGGTTTGCAGGCAGGCTTACGCCAATTCGGCTTTCAAGTCGATTGGGTCAGGGATGGTGATGCAGCAGAATATGAATTGCGCAGCCAGGTGTATACCGCTGCAGTACTTGACCTGGGATTACCCCGCAAAGATGGACTGGACGTGCTTGCCAGCATACGCAGGGCTGAGGTCAGCTGCCCGGTATTAATATTGACTGCACGCGATGCCATCCCAGATAAAATTCGCGGACTGGACCAGGGAGCCGATGATTATGTCATTAAGCCAGTTGACCTGAATGAGCTTGCAGCAAGATTGCGTGCTCTGATCCGGCGCGCGCATGGGCAGACAACTGAGAATCTGGAAGCACAAGATATTTTACTAGATCCGGGGGCACGAACAGTAAAACAGGCTGGCAGCGCAGTGGAAGTTTCGACGCGGGAATTTGATCTCCTGCAAACCCTTATGCTCAACGCTGATCGTGTGCTTTCAAGGGAGCAGATCGAGCACCATTTGTACAGTTGGGGACAGGAGGTAGACAGTAATGCCATTGAAGTCCATATACACAATCTGCGGAAAAAGCTCGGTGCAGCATCAATACTGACAGTGCGTGGTGTTGGCTACATGCTACCAAAGAGCAGTCGATCATCATGA
- a CDS encoding FadR/GntR family transcriptional regulator, with the protein MKKNSSQNEGLTHEPRLYRVVADRIQALIAEENIAAGERLPSERDLATKLSVSRASLREALIALELGGVIEVRGGSGVYVSEVPEAQANVPEAGPGPFEVLSARRLIEAEVAAIAARVATDSAVDEILKAVLEMEKHHANYSSNENADRNFHLAIARATGNSALVGTVEYLWNQRGRLWHKLKEHFQTEDLRQETLTDHRNILEAIASHDPAAARKAMRAHLERVTRTFSRG; encoded by the coding sequence ATGAAAAAAAATAGTTCACAGAACGAAGGGCTGACGCATGAGCCCAGGTTGTACCGCGTGGTAGCAGACAGGATCCAGGCCCTGATCGCTGAAGAAAATATAGCTGCCGGTGAGCGTTTGCCTTCTGAGCGCGACCTGGCAACCAAATTGAGTGTGAGTCGCGCATCTTTACGTGAAGCACTGATAGCGCTGGAACTCGGTGGTGTGATTGAAGTAAGAGGTGGCTCTGGCGTCTATGTCAGTGAGGTGCCTGAAGCCCAGGCGAATGTGCCTGAAGCCGGGCCGGGGCCGTTTGAGGTGTTGTCGGCACGTCGCCTGATAGAGGCAGAAGTGGCAGCAATTGCAGCAAGAGTAGCGACTGATTCTGCGGTAGATGAAATCTTGAAGGCCGTACTGGAAATGGAAAAACATCATGCCAATTATTCCAGTAATGAAAACGCAGACAGGAATTTCCACCTGGCCATCGCCAGGGCAACCGGCAATAGTGCGCTGGTGGGCACAGTTGAATATCTGTGGAACCAGCGTGGCCGTTTATGGCATAAATTGAAGGAGCATTTCCAGACAGAAGACTTGCGCCAGGAAACACTGACTGATCATAGAAATATTCTGGAGGCAATTGCCTCCCATGATCCGGCAGCCGCACGCAAGGCGATGCGGGCGCATCTTGAGCGGGTAACCAGGACTTTCTCACGCGGATGA
- a CDS encoding ATP-binding protein: MTARPSLKNRLLILTLTAVASIWLLATAITWFDAKHELDEVLDGHLAQAASLLATHQIHEIVENGESQDTHSLHKYAPKVMYQVFHSGQLGLRSANAPETPILDVSKELKEGFTSIQIGSQQWRVFYTIGADADVQVYVAEEVQARTAILYAVLRSLVLPFIIALPLLAIALWLAVRQGMSPIVKLGQVLEQRQPSAVNPIEMNGTSKETQPVIQALNGLLERIAGLMESERRFTADAAHELRTPLAALRTQAQVAMVEHDETKRQHALKGTLEACDRTSRLIEQLLTLSRLESNAEAEFVKFDIAVMIRSQIADIAHKAISKHQSLELDADCSCVIDGNEVLLGVLVRNLLDNAIRYCPEAARILIQLSCINSQYILTIEDSGNGLSDQDISRLGERFFRIQSNVESGSGLGWSIAKRIAAVHNMDLQAGRSEKLEGLKVTLTIPVHY, from the coding sequence ATGACCGCACGCCCATCGCTGAAAAATCGATTACTCATCCTGACATTAACAGCTGTCGCATCCATCTGGTTGCTGGCAACTGCCATAACCTGGTTCGATGCCAAGCATGAGCTGGACGAAGTGCTGGATGGCCATTTGGCACAAGCTGCAAGCTTGCTGGCAACACATCAAATACACGAGATTGTAGAGAATGGAGAATCTCAGGATACGCATAGTTTGCACAAGTATGCACCTAAAGTCATGTACCAGGTTTTTCATTCAGGACAACTTGGTTTGCGCTCTGCAAATGCGCCGGAGACTCCTATCCTGGACGTTTCCAAGGAATTAAAAGAGGGCTTTACAAGCATTCAAATTGGCAGCCAGCAGTGGCGGGTATTTTACACAATCGGTGCTGACGCAGATGTGCAGGTTTATGTAGCAGAAGAAGTACAGGCGCGCACTGCAATCCTGTATGCAGTTTTACGTAGCCTGGTATTGCCGTTCATCATTGCACTTCCCTTGCTTGCAATAGCGCTATGGCTGGCCGTGCGACAAGGTATGAGCCCTATCGTCAAATTAGGTCAAGTACTTGAGCAGCGCCAACCATCGGCAGTTAACCCGATTGAGATGAATGGCACAAGCAAAGAAACTCAGCCTGTTATTCAAGCATTGAATGGCTTGCTGGAACGCATTGCCGGCCTGATGGAGTCAGAAAGAAGATTCACGGCGGACGCGGCCCACGAACTGCGCACCCCACTTGCCGCCCTGCGCACCCAGGCCCAGGTAGCGATGGTAGAACATGATGAAACTAAACGCCAGCATGCATTAAAAGGCACGCTGGAGGCCTGCGACAGAACATCCCGTTTGATTGAGCAATTACTAACTTTATCCCGACTGGAAAGCAACGCGGAAGCTGAATTTGTGAAGTTCGACATAGCGGTCATGATACGCAGCCAAATTGCAGATATTGCTCACAAAGCCATCAGCAAGCACCAAAGTCTGGAACTGGATGCGGACTGTAGTTGCGTTATCGATGGTAATGAAGTTCTGCTGGGTGTACTTGTTCGTAACTTGCTCGACAATGCCATTCGCTACTGTCCAGAAGCTGCACGAATTTTGATTCAATTGAGCTGCATCAATAGTCAATATATCTTAACGATTGAAGATAGTGGAAATGGTCTTTCGGATCAGGATATCTCCCGGTTGGGAGAGCGATTTTTTCGTATTCAAAGTAATGTAGAAAGT